ACTATTCAACATTTTTGACCCAACAAACGAGGCTGTGACTTGCATCATACTGTCTGCATGGCACAGAAAGCACAAAACAATATTTTGAATAAACCAGTGGAGTGCCACAGAAGAGATTGTGGCAGTTGGAAGCTTTCATGACAATTTTATTGTATTTCTGTCGCTGTATCTACTCTGTAGAGTACACTATGTAAACCCACTCTGTGTTTATTACTTGAGGGAGGCCGATCAACTGTTGTGTGAATGATGTGCTTTTAGTTGTGGTGGTGGATGAGTCAGATGTTTCTGCTGCTTTCATGATTCTTCCAGTGTGTGAGAGGTATTGGTGCCTTGTGTTGTAGCTCAACAGAGCGGTTCTCTAAATGATGTGATTGTTGTGGACCTGCATACAGTCCTACTGGGCTGTTACACGGAGGTGAAGAGTGCTGTGGGGAAGAGAGGTTTGGGAGACTGAGGGTCGCTGCAAGGCGTGGAATTTCACTCTTTTtcctattctctccctctctctccccctttccctccctctccccctctccccctttccctccctctccccctctccccccctcccccctccccccctccccccctccccccccctccccccctctccctctccctctctccctccctccctccctccctccctccctccctccctccctccctccctctctccctccctctctctctctctccctccctctctctctctctccctccctctccctccctctccctccctctccctccctcttcctctctctaactctctccctctctctgtctctgtctctctctctctgacagagacagacacacaatgtgCCCTTTCTTCTCCCAGTCCTCTCAGCTAGAAGGCTGGGTTGCCCTGTCCGGTCCTGGGCTCCATTCACACCCACATAGCAACTCATACAGATGCAAAGCTCAccgcacgcaagcacacacctacacaacacacaccctgagaGATCATCAACATTTACACAGATATAATGACATAGGGAAATCTCTCATTAATGCAATGCTTACAGAACAGTGCACGATATCCCAAAGCACACCCACACCAAACCAAAATGAGTAGAAGAGTGAGTCCAGATGGTAGAAGTGACTGCTTCCCCAACTGCTCTGAATCTCCTCCAAGCCCACACACCGTTTTCAGTTTCCTACAGTGAAAATTCGACGGCCCAAGGCCGTAACCGAGACCAACAATGAAACGTCCGTTTCGGAATATAAAAACTTGCCGTCTTGTCCCCGTTAACTGGGAGCTATCATAACAACCACTACTCGTGCAGCTGATGTCGAGCGCCAGCTCAACGTTACCTCACCTTTAATGGCTGCTCAACGTTACCTCACCTTTAATGGCTGCTTCGTGTTGGGGCAACTACCAAACAACTCTGTGTGTAATTCGGTTTAAATGAAAGGGCACATGGGGGAAGGTGACCATGACAACCGAGGTTAGGGATTGCATCACTGCGTGTGTAATCGAAATGTTGAGGCCCAGAGTTAGTGAGGTCATGTCTCAcaccctccctacacacacacacacacacacacacacacagccttgaaGGGAGTGGAGGGCTCAACTATTTTCTCAGCAACTTGTTGACCCTGCCCTTCTTACAGGGATCCCTCTCTCGCGCGAATAAACAGACTGTAGCTACGGCAACAGTTCTGACCCAAACTTGCCCCCtaacctcctctcccacctaacctcctctcccacctaacctcctctcctctgtccacatcttcccccccctcctcttctcttatcTCCTTAGTGACAGGGCTTTTTTTAAAGCATGAGATAGACCTCCACCTTTAAACCCGCTCTCATGTCTTACTGGCCTCTGGTGAGTTCTTGGCCATATCTTAAAAGTCAAATCTAGTATGCTGACTTCATGCTAACGTCTCACCTGTCACTTATATAAAACATTTGTATTAGCTGTGATAAAGAGGGAATACACTGTGCTCAAACCTCATAACCTCACAATGTAACCAGTGGTTCTTTTTACTGGTTGAGAAAGAAATACATGAATCTAGTCATAAAAGGCATCGATGGTAGAGAAAATGAAGCTGTTAAAAAAAGTTGGAACCCAGAGAGATGCCCTGTGTTCtgggtctggagggagagagaagcctgCAGTCTCTTTCTCCTTGACACGGCAAAAattgaatctttattcattaCTTGTATAAAAACATGTGAACCTTCAAGTCCTGAGTTATAGGCCTGTAAAATGTCTGCTGCATGAGCTCTGCAGATGCACgtgagcacacagacacacacagacacacacagacacacacagacacacacagacagggaatTTTCACATTTCACGCCAACATCCCTGAAGGAAAGGACAAGTTCAGAAATTGAATATAAGGGTCTGAACATGTGATAGTTAAGAATGTATTTTCACACAAAGAGGGATTTTTTCTATAGAATAGACACAACAAACAGAAGCAATATCTCCAGTGCTCAATCAATCAAGTTTGATATCGATGACAGATCCCAGTACTGTTGGTAGTcctctgtgtgtcaggtggctgagcggttagggaattgggttagtaatctgaaggttgctggttcgattctagGCTGggacaaatgacattgtgtccttgggcaaggcacttcaccctacttgcctcggggagaatgtccctgtacttactgtaagtcgctctggataagagcgtctgctaaatgactaaatgtaaatgtctcaacTGTAAGGTCTGATCGTGTCTCTACTTCATAACAGACGTTTCCTAAGATGGCGGAAAGCGCAGACATGGAGCAGCTGATGACCTCCTTTAAGAAGTTCGCTATCCACGGTGACACCAAGGCAACAGGCAAGGAGATGAACGGAAAAAACTGGGCCAAGCTGTGCAAGGACTGCAAGATCATCGACGGCAAGAACGTCACCAGTACGGATGTGGACATCGTTTTTACCAAAGTCAAGTACGTACAAGACTGACATCTGAATCGAATTTCCTTCTAACTCCCATGCACCTGAAAAGATTGTATAAAAAATACAGTACCGGGCAGAAGTCTTAGGCACCCAAGATTCTTTCCCTTAATATTTTttcttatttaaaaaaaaatcattctgTATTTGTGTAGCAATATAAAAGAGCAATTTTGTGAAAACTTTAGTCTTTTCATTCCATTATTTCTTAAATCATTTTTGATTtactttttaaaaacattttattgtgtacTTAGTTTAAATGCTCAGACCAGTTTAAGTCAAATCAAGCAAATACAACATCAGAATCCAATCTGCTTAGCCTACAAAATATACCCAGCAAagtgaaaaatatataattccTAGCTGCTGTATCTATTTATTCTACTGAAAGTCCAATCTTGGTTGTGTTTGTTGGGGCAGAGCGAAGACGTCTCGGGTCATCACCTATGAGGAGTTCCAGAAGGCTCTGGAGGAACTAGCTCCTAAGAGGTTCAAAGGTCAAAGCAAAGAGGAGGCCCTGAATTCCGTCTACAAGCTCATTGAGGGCAAGGAGCCTACCAATGTAGGAGTCACGGTAAGCTGCTGTAACACCAGGACACGCCAAAACTACTCCAAATAGGCAACTCCCTTCGTATACAATGACCCATTCCAAGGCAATACTGAAAGACAGTAGCGAACGACTCTTAAACCTTGGCTCTCTGACCCCAATTACAGCTCGCGCACAGCATTAGGCCTCCATGAAATTGTGCACAACACATATAGGTTAGGCTaggggctacaaaacagtggcagctgCGACAGGATTAataatcagttggcacggcggccgaaAGGTTTTAAATAACaaagcctacctttgatgatctttccCTGAAAACGAAGTCCATTCTCTTGTCCTTTTGGATGATTTGGTTAACTCCAACATCTCATTAAAAGTTAACCTTGAAAAAGGCGCATATAACAAATGTGAAACAATGTCCTCCTCACTAGCGGGAACGTTACTTGTGGCTTCCATTGTGAAATGAACGAACAAGTTTGTTTATTAGCTTGTGATCGCGTTCCCCACAGCGGGCGGAACTTGTCAGAAAGTTAGCGATAACAAAGCTCACCCATTTAGAGGGAAGATATGATTGGTCAACTTGACTGTAATTGGAAATTGGTCCTTCATTGAATTACTAGGCCTATTAATCGTCCTTCTGTAAATTCATAGCTGGAACACCAATCAGAGAGCATAGCATTTTCCTCCCAACAACAGTCAGCAAAATTCTGATAGGGTGACAAAAGTGTCCGATTGTTAAAGCAAATTGTGGTTCGCGACTAACATATTGGAGTGAGAACGGAATTGGAGTGAGATAACGGAATTTTCCCTGAGGACAAACCTTTAGATTCTTCCTCATTAATAGACTCGGCAAACGTGTTGAaacagaggacaggggaggggagagagaatgatgtaACTGTCACCTGAGTTCAATCTGTCTACACTCTAATCCATAAATCCTGACTCATTCAGTGCGTCGTTGGCAGAGAATTGAAAAAGCAAAccgttttataaataaaaaaaaagatcgACTGTTCACTTAAGTTGTGTGAGCAGTGGCCTATATTAGGTACTATTGCCAAAACGTTACACCCAtccaatcatcatcatcatcctctctcacacgtgtttttttgatttggcGCCAAAGAGAATTATGAGTGCAtgtttattgtagcctacataaacGTCATGTTCCCACTCTTCCAAATTCCCACAGAAAGTGGCCAAGACGGCAGCCgtggacagactgacagacacgaCAAAGTACACGGGCTCCCACAAGGAGCGCTTCGACGACACGGGGAAGGGCAGAGGGAAAGGCGGTCGCGAGGAACTGGTGGAAAAGACGGGCTACGTTGGAGCGTACAAGAACGCAGGCACGTACGAGGAGAAGACCAAAGCCAAGTAGCGGGCCAAGGATCATGCCGACCAATATTTTATACCCTGCCCCCATCTCTGAGCTTTCAGGAAGAGGAGCCCAGGTTGTTGAGCTCGGTTCTATAGCACTTAGGACTGGACCAaaccctgaaccctaacccatgGTCGCCCTGTTAAACCCCATGTATACAGAGGCATGATAAAATGGTTTGAACGTAGTcgaaagtgtgtctgtgtgtgagtgtttgagtgtgtgtatgggacaTGGCACAGGGGAATGACAGCGTGCTTTTTGACTATGTGTGGGATTAAGAATGTTTAATAGGTTGAGCTAATTTTCTTGTCCATCATAATGTGGAAGTGTGTTTACAGACAAGACGCTATCAGCATCGCCCTGCTCATTGTCACACGTGACCTGATCCTGTATGTCGGTAACGGAAACAACATAACTTGCCTGCGCATGATACGTGATAAATTGCACTGTGACGTTCTTAAACAAGAGTTCTTCTGGACTAAAGATTTCATCCAATAAGTACATGCCACCTTGGGAGGAAATACTTTAACATGGAATTCAGGTTTACTCTTCAACCAGGAGCAAGTCTTGTAAGGAGTCGATAGATCTTTCCAACcaaatttctttttttctgcaaTCCTGTTTTAATCTTTAGTTTTACTTTTGTTTGTATTTTCCGACAAGCTTTTCGTGAAACAATTTTATTTCAATCTTATTTCGGTTTTTAAAACGTTTGCTTTGAAACAACTGTATATTACTTGTAATCCATGTGTTCATTCattaggtttgttttgtttttgttgtggaaATACAGCAACTGGAAAATTACTGCAATGAAAAATAGTTTGTtacatttgaatgaaaaaaataataaagtgTTTCTTTTAGGCTTACTGTGTGGTTTCTGTCTCCAACTTGCATGTCACAGGACTGGAcccatttattaacatttagaagatgcttttatccaaagtacaGGGGTGATTTGAATTTACTGTCAAATGCACTACCTCTGAGCTACCCCAATTGTTTTAAAGGTTGAGAAACCAAGAAATGCAATTGCAATACACCAAACAAATAAGCGAATCCACAACATGGTACAGAAATCCCAACATTTAACGTTGTCACCGCTTATTTCATTCTAACATCAAACGGGCCTGCTCTCCTAAAGTCCCTCTCATGGTTTCACTGCTCTGCTCCGCTCTGCTCTTGGTCATCggatgttaacccttgtgttatcttcgggtcattctgacctatcagtcattgtgacccaccgtcgtattgtgacaactttaccgcatacaaaaacaaagtgacgcATTTTCtgttaaccgtcgggctgtctcagaccccccacattgtgaaggttaaaagaaaattatttttatttgtttttgtattgggtaaaattgggtaaacacaacggtggttcgttatgaacctttgggtcatgtgacccgaaggcagcataaGGGTTAAGAGGGCAGTAAAGTTGCTAGCTGCCTTCTGGGCCTGGAGACCTGGCTTCTCTCCATGGTGGGCTGCCAGTTGTCTTGacttcaaccacacacacacaaacacacacacacagtggctgtTCATCGTTGGCAGGCCATGGTGGGTGAGCTACCGGGTGATATTGATGCGAGTCCCATTCACAGTGACTTGCCTTATTGCCTCTTCGCGAGAGTGACagtttttacacaggattgGCACATCTAGAGCAGAGAGCTTGCAGGGCTGTgcactctgtcactctctactctctctctgtctctctatcactctctctctccctctgtcactctctactctctgtctctctatcattctctctctgtcactctgtctctctattactctctctctccctgtcactctctatcaatctctctcctctctgtcactgtcctctctctgtctctctatcagtctactctctctgtctctatcactctctctctccttccttctctgtttCTAGCCACAGGAGAACTCCCACACATGGGAGGGGCCGTGTGTCAATAGCACCCCTCTTTGTTTGAAAGAGCTTTCCTGACGCGATACTTTATTCTCAATCTCCAACAGCCTggctggggtgaggagggtcCATGCAcggccagaatgtgtgtgtgtgtgtgtgtgcagggtactggacacacacagtgtgagcaGCAGCCACACCTCTCCCCACCGCAGCCTGTGGCCAGAAACAGGAAGCCAGAGCGGGTCCCTTGTTGTCATGGCAGCCCATGCGTACACAAAATAACACTTCGACACCTGGCTGTGGCGGtcccttttctttccctctctagtttctctttctctctttctaaccctccccctccatgcctgtctcccttcccctttcctctctctttctctctttctctctctctcctccctctctctctctctctccctcactctgcctTCTGTGTTTGTAACCAAACACACAAGCTCATGGCAACGCATGTTTGGGACATCTCCTTGGAAGCTCTAATCAAAAACATATCTGGCCCCGGCGAGGCGGTCCACTCACAGCCCTGCCTTTGTTGCCTTGCTGCTCTCTGCGTCGCAGGGTGATGAATGGCATTGAGGCAGGCAGAAAACTCAGATACTTATTGAACTCAGGAACATTCTCcttggggctggagctggggttggggctgaggttggggctggggttggggctgaggttggggctggggttggggctgaggttggggctgagggctggggttggggctgagggtttgggctgagggctgggactgaggctgggatgACTTGCCACTGCTGGTGCTAAACTGTGTGATTAATTACCCCACCAGCCGCAAACTATGACATAAGAGGCTACCAACGCTGTGAAATGGTTTACactacctcccccaccccccatccacaCCACCTCTATAGGGACTGTCTGCCCAGCACGGATGGGCTCCGTATTGTCTGCGCTTTCCCTGAGCCGATGACAGGATCGCGGCCAGACATGTTCGGCTGTTTGGCTCAGAGCTTTGACATGGGGGCAGGTGGCCCTTATTGCCTGAGAGTGTGACATGCTCTTTATACAGTAGGATATGTCTGATAagaggagaagatgaggaaAGAATATCTGATGTGACACTGGGAGCGAATGAGGGTGGAACGCTAGGTGGCAAAATACACTAAACCCACCTCAGCTGTCTGCGTCCTGAGAGGGGGATTAAAAGGATGGTTTATGTCTCTCCGCTCTGCTGCACAATGCTCCGTGTTCAGAGTCAGTTACCGTGAAACAGGTGCAGCCCAGGACTCACTTCTGGTGTCGACAGGAGCTGCAAGtgcatgtgtctttgtgtctgtgttaacCACCtgataagaaaaaaaaagcacagCATGAAATGGATTTCATGTGTTCCAGCTGGAATCAAACGATGAAGAAAGTGGACAGGTTTGAAGGGTACCAATAAATTAGCACCCCAGATATGAGCATCTGTTTCTTCCTCTTGGATCCAGTCGTTGTGTTGATCAAAGCCATTCAAGAAGCACTGGAACTATTAGCCAGCCCAAACAAACCTTTATCTGAACCGCAAATAATAAGAACAAACATTTCCCTCTCTGTTTGAAGGTCAGCGGGGTCAGCCTGTCTCCTCATTCCTCTGCCAAAACCTCAAATTAGATCACTTCAAGGGGATATTTTTGTGTTAGCATAGCCTGTTAATTTCTCCttcagagcagaccagactaccatcagagacaggaagaacaGACGCTTTGTAGTGAGTCTGGGTGTAATTTAGTATTTAAGTTAAGGAGGTCCCCACATTTACTTGATGCTTCAAGCTACTGCATGCGACAGCTGGTAACAGTCCAGTTAGTCAGGGCTCGGGAACAGGACAGTCCTGTTGAGCTTTGCACCAAGACAAGGCATTGGGTTTTTCTTTTTCAGGTGCCATCTAACTATTATTCcaataatctgtgtgtgtgtgtctatgtgtatcTTGATTATCTTGAGATCTTCAGCATTGTGTGAAGTTGCAAGTTGTCTCGCTCTGAACCCGGGGACATGCAGTTCCGCGTCTGATGTTATTGGACGAGCTGTTCACATTCGctaaaaatacacaaaacaggCCTAAAAATGTACATGCTTAGTTTCTCCTGTCTCAAAGGATATTTTCTGACCAGTAAGGTGGTTCTTTTGGTCAACAAATGGGTCGCATCATgggcagtcaggtggctgagcggttagggaatcaggctagtaatcagaaggtttccggttcgattcctggccgtgcaaaatgacattgtgtccttgggcaaggcacttcaccctacttgcctcgggggaatgtccctgtacttactgtaagttgctctggataagagcgtctgctaaatgacaatgtctaaatgtaaatcacgGCCATGAAAGGGCACAGACTTTTCAAAAACTCTGCCACCGAACGCACCTGGGAACATACCCTAATGAAGTTAACACAGAATCAATTaaatgacatcttaatcactggctgcatcacaggcacaggCATCGCAGTCACGGGAACTGCACCAGTTGTTAGATTTGGATAACCTCAAATCAAATTATGACAAATCTCAAACAAATCCTGTTTGTTACGGTAAAAAATGATGTCAGTGATATTCTCAAGCCACTTCAATGGCATTTGGTTTGTTGCTAGTTACTTTCTATGAGTCCTTAGTTACCTGTGAACCTGCCCATGATGATTGATAGGAGCCTTATTTAGGACTGGagtgtttctcacacacacacacacacacacacacacacactgtgctggaACCTGTCGAAGGCCATATAAAGGTCAGCCCTTCTGGGCACAGTATGACAGGCGTCATATCAGAATCCAACCTCCGAAGGGAATTGATGTTGCAATGACCCCTGAAGACAACCCTCAGAGAGCACAGTAAACGCCTGTACACACTCAGAACTGTACATTTATAAACACATTTATAATCTCCCATACACTGAATAACAATACATTTTGAAGAACATGCACTAACACTGTGCCTTGATCTGTCATAAGTACTAGTTGAACCAATCACAGACCTGAAGAGCATAAAGCCAATTATATGTAATAATGAGGTACTGATTCACAGCTAATGAGTGGATACAACAAAAAAGTACCAAGATATGGTTTGGACTTTTGCACAGCATAAAACGGCAAACATTATACAGACACAGTGACATCATGATCTTTTATGGAAGGAACATGCTGGAACTtctgacagggagaaagaggtgtCTTTAGGTCACTGAAAGTGAGCATGTATGTCCACTAGGAGGAGTACTTCTCACTTCAGATCAAAGACAAACAGCCTATTCCAACACTGGACCACACAATGCAACAGTGCAGTTCCTCAAAAGCTAAAATGTTTAGCTGAAATGTATAATGTCATGGTATTTTGCATTTAACAACTCCTAACTACTCCACCTCAGTTTAGGATCCTTCATGAGATGTCTTTGAGGTCAGTCGTACCGGTAGAACACATGAAAGGCCAGGGGACATGAGAGGACAGGGGTGTTCCACACAGGCTGAGGCCTTACTGCAgcggcctgggttcaaatctgGCCTGGGCCCTTTTCTGAatgccatcccctctctctttctcccctgcctttcctgtcagacTACACTGATAATAATAATGAAGACAGAAATGCCCCTAAAAATATAATCTTGAGGATGAAAAAAGAACACATAAAAGGAAGTCTCAGCATAGTGTTAACCTGTTGTTATCACAAGGCCCCATTCCAAAGCTCGTCCTCCTTCACCTGCGCGAATGTTTGACTACAGTCAAGCTGTGTCCATGGCTACCAAGAATGCACTCTGCGCAGCGAGCAAACTCAGCCACCTGCATGCTCTATAGATCCCTAGCAACCAGTGGTAAAAACATATGTCTTATCTTTTCAAGCTGACATATTTTGGCTCTGCATTACTCCTCTGGTTTGCATGTTGGTTCTGTACGGATAAAAGGTAACCTGAATCTGAACCGGAGGAAATACTGTGCAGAAGAACCACAGACTCGTTTGTCTACTTCTGTAAAGGTGAGACTTGAGGTTCTTTAGAGTGTCAGATGTTGATGGTGTGAAGTAAAAAGCTTTTGTGCTGTAAAAAGATATTAATGAGGAAGTAAGAATGAATTAACTGAGTGCGTCTTTGTTTGACCAAATGTCAGGAAAGAATTACCCCGCTCCACACCTGTGACATcctagctagtgtgtgtgtgtgtgtgtatgtgtgtgtatgtgtgtgtatgtgtgtgtgtgtgtgtatgtaggatcACTGGCTCTAAATGCATCTGTTACATTTGAAAGGACCGTAGAACATTTAGTAGTTGGATGGTTGCTGTTGCCTAACTGATATATTAGAGAACGACTTCAAAGAGGTACTTTTTCTTTAAAGTAAACAAACGCTGTGTTCTTTCTTGATGCAGGTACTTAAACACTAGATGAAAATGAAAAGTGGCAGTGTTGAAGATGGTAAGACCCAAACCTATAGTTAGGCGCGATGAGCGCATTGACCACATCCACCAAATAACCgcgctgtgtttcagagtagaggcctctaccatctcctcctgtgtttcagagtacaggcctctaccatctcctcct
The window above is part of the Osmerus mordax isolate fOsmMor3 chromosome 13, fOsmMor3.pri, whole genome shotgun sequence genome. Proteins encoded here:
- the tppp3 gene encoding tubulin polymerization-promoting protein family member 3 yields the protein MAESADMEQLMTSFKKFAIHGDTKATGKEMNGKNWAKLCKDCKIIDGKNVTSTDVDIVFTKVKAKTSRVITYEEFQKALEELAPKRFKGQSKEEALNSVYKLIEGKEPTNVGVTKVAKTAAVDRLTDTTKYTGSHKERFDDTGKGRGKGGREELVEKTGYVGAYKNAGTYEEKTKAK